The following are encoded in a window of Sphaerisporangium siamense genomic DNA:
- a CDS encoding TetR/AcrR family transcriptional regulator translates to MAEGSTTRPGAGRTRRRGAALEEAILDAAVAELTDSGYAGLTIDKVAARAGTNKNAVYRRWPNRLALGIAAYRRLTTTVPPPDTGDLRGDVLELLRQANRYWSSPLGAILRELLAAAGGASELLEQLHEKSGDAAAAPWLIILGRAVARGEAAPEALHPRVATVAIVLLRNEFVVRGVPNAPDEVLVEIVDEVYLPLVRRRGRPATPAATRAPRHSR, encoded by the coding sequence ATGGCAGAGGGTTCGACGACACGGCCGGGCGCCGGGCGGACGCGGCGACGCGGAGCCGCCCTTGAGGAGGCGATCCTCGACGCCGCGGTGGCCGAACTCACCGACTCCGGGTACGCCGGACTCACCATCGACAAGGTCGCCGCCCGAGCCGGCACCAACAAGAACGCCGTCTACCGCCGCTGGCCCAACCGCCTCGCCCTCGGCATAGCCGCCTATCGCCGGCTGACGACCACGGTTCCGCCCCCTGACACCGGCGATCTGCGCGGCGACGTCCTGGAACTGCTCCGCCAGGCCAACCGCTACTGGAGCTCGCCCCTCGGCGCGATCCTGCGCGAACTGCTCGCCGCGGCCGGCGGGGCGTCGGAACTCCTGGAGCAGTTGCACGAGAAGTCCGGCGACGCCGCGGCCGCCCCCTGGTTGATCATCCTCGGCCGCGCCGTCGCCCGCGGGGAAGCGGCCCCCGAGGCACTCCACCCGAGGGTCGCCACCGTGGCCATCGTCCTGCTCCGCAACGAGTTCGTCGTACGCGGCGTGCCCAACGCCCCCGACGAGGTCCTCGTGGAGATCGTCGACGAGGTGTACCTCCCCCTGGTCCGGCGACGTGGCAGGCCCGCGACCCCAGCGGCGACGCGAGCCCCGAGACACAGCCGGTGA
- a CDS encoding Uma2 family endonuclease, whose protein sequence is MSALPEEGWPEAQASPAHLVLLPDHPGPYTVDDWLALPETEERIELIDGSFVVSPAPAADHALCAQRLVRILLDAAPHDVEVVESANVQVGKEGFIPDVVVGRAEPIVGGAVVLDSADVLLVAEIVSPGNRKRDYVVKPPSYAEAGVPVFVRVELHGDGPMPLVEVFAERGGEYEPVARARPGRTVRLTDPFDVAFDPAELTGLRRPRP, encoded by the coding sequence ATGAGCGCGCTCCCCGAGGAGGGGTGGCCGGAGGCGCAGGCGTCGCCGGCTCATCTGGTGCTGCTTCCAGATCATCCCGGCCCGTACACCGTCGACGACTGGCTTGCGCTCCCCGAGACCGAGGAGCGCATCGAGCTCATCGACGGGAGCTTCGTGGTGAGTCCTGCCCCGGCGGCCGACCACGCCTTGTGCGCGCAACGGCTGGTGCGCATCCTGCTCGACGCCGCGCCCCATGACGTCGAAGTGGTCGAGAGCGCCAACGTCCAGGTGGGCAAGGAGGGGTTCATTCCCGACGTCGTGGTGGGCCGGGCCGAGCCGATCGTCGGCGGTGCCGTGGTGCTCGACTCCGCCGACGTCCTCTTGGTCGCCGAGATCGTCAGCCCTGGGAACCGGAAGCGCGACTACGTGGTCAAACCCCCTTCCTATGCCGAGGCGGGGGTGCCGGTCTTCGTGCGCGTCGAGCTTCATGGGGACGGGCCGATGCCGCTGGTCGAGGTGTTCGCTGAGCGAGGCGGTGAGTACGAGCCGGTGGCGAGAGCTCGGCCGGGCCGGACGGTGCGGCTCACCGATCCCTTCGACGTGGCCTTTGATCCGGCCGAGCTGACCGGGCTGCGGCGGCCTCGGCCCTGA
- a CDS encoding M12 family metallopeptidase yields the protein MLAGLVAGAVPAAAEDDPFDLLDALWRQQTEHPPMSVTVPDPAGHPRTIEYVEIDGHAVTEGDIVIGTAEEAAAGAFRFPGARRAGRVPPVPDGVPARSRDCRAPGAGTVTAQDGALWPGRTVPYEVSPTLPAAAREALEAAVRDFHGHTCVRFVPRTSEEHFLRVVPGDGCYSYVGRSAGAGQDLSIGQGCEHKGIVIHELMHAIGFYHEHSRADRDAAVTVHLENVIKGFESQFKKLDPARTRLFGPLDYGSVMLYGRKFFSSNGQDTLVPAIPVEIGQRRGFSLGDLAAVRTLYQCPPPRP from the coding sequence ATGTTGGCCGGGCTGGTGGCGGGCGCCGTCCCGGCCGCCGCGGAGGATGATCCGTTCGACCTGCTGGACGCGCTCTGGCGGCAGCAGACCGAGCACCCGCCGATGTCCGTCACCGTCCCGGACCCGGCCGGCCACCCGCGCACGATCGAGTACGTCGAGATCGACGGGCACGCGGTGACCGAAGGGGACATCGTCATCGGCACGGCTGAGGAGGCGGCGGCCGGCGCCTTCCGCTTCCCCGGCGCCCGGCGCGCGGGCCGCGTCCCGCCGGTCCCCGACGGGGTCCCGGCGCGCTCGCGGGACTGCCGCGCGCCCGGCGCGGGCACGGTGACCGCGCAGGACGGCGCGCTGTGGCCCGGCCGCACGGTGCCCTACGAGGTGTCCCCCACGCTGCCCGCGGCGGCGCGCGAGGCGCTGGAGGCCGCGGTGCGGGACTTCCACGGGCACACCTGCGTGCGGTTCGTGCCGAGGACCTCCGAGGAGCACTTCCTGCGCGTCGTGCCGGGGGACGGCTGCTACTCGTACGTGGGGCGCTCGGCCGGGGCCGGGCAGGACCTGTCGATCGGCCAGGGGTGCGAGCACAAGGGCATCGTGATCCACGAGCTGATGCACGCGATCGGCTTCTACCACGAGCACTCCCGCGCCGACCGCGACGCCGCGGTGACCGTCCACCTCGAGAACGTCATCAAAGGCTTCGAATCGCAGTTCAAGAAGCTGGACCCGGCGCGGACCCGGCTGTTCGGGCCGCTCGACTACGGTTCGGTGATGCTGTACGGCAGGAAGTTCTTCAGCAGCAACGGGCAGGACACGCTGGTTCCCGCGATCCCCGTCGAGATCGGCCAGAGGAGGGGTTTCAGCCTCGGCGACCTGGCCGCCGTGCGGACGCTCTACCAATGCCCTCCGCCCCGCCCCTGA
- a CDS encoding Scr1 family TA system antitoxin-like transcriptional regulator, whose protein sequence is MPDTVYVESASGKVVTAEEAVVNYIRTRYDSIRADALPQKASLKILKDVCEQWRSRV, encoded by the coding sequence GTGCCCGACACCGTGTACGTGGAATCCGCCTCTGGAAAAGTTGTCACGGCGGAGGAGGCCGTCGTGAACTATATCCGTACCCGATACGACTCCATACGAGCCGATGCTCTCCCTCAGAAGGCGTCGCTCAAGATCCTTAAGGACGTATGCGAACAATGGCGCAGCCGAGTCTGA
- the lon gene encoding endopeptidase La has product MSQSLILPVLPLDDEVVLPGMVVPLDLSDGEVRAAIDAARASTSSPSKPRVLLVPRIDGKYGAVGVSAVVEQVGRLPGGEPAAVVRGVERVRVGSGTTGPGAALWVESTRMDTIPADGRAAEYAKEYKALATTILQKRGAWQVVDAVNQIEDASELADSSGYAPWLTTAQKVELLENPDPTERLVKLVEWAREHLAELDVAETIRKDVQEGMEKQQREFLLRQQLAAVRKELAELNGEAASEEEDYRARVEAADLPEKVHEAALKEVDKLERTSDQSPESGWIRTWLDTILDIPWNTRTEDGYDIAAARAVLDADHTGLDDVKDRIVEYLAVRKRRADQGLGVVGGRRSGAVLALAGPPGVGKTSLGESVARAMGRKFVRVALGGVRDEAEIRGHRRTYVGALPGRIVRAIREAGSMNPVVLLDEVDKVGADYRGDPTAALLEVLDPAQNHTFRDHYLEVELDLSDVLFLATANVLEAIPGPLLDRMEVVTLDGYTEDEKVAIARDHLLPRQLDKAGLTTSEVTVDEEALRRLAGEYTREAGVRSLERAIARVLRKVTAKAALDDAALPVSVGAPDLEGYLGRPRHVPESALPESSQRTAVAGVATGLAVTGAGGDVLYVEASLADPETGSTAVTLTGQLGDVMKESAQIALSYLRSRGAELELPVGSLKDRSVHIHVPAGAIPKDGPSAGVTMTTALASLLSGRPVRPDVAMTGEVSLTGRVLPIGGVKQKLLAAHRAGITTVLIPARNEPDLDDVPEAVRRELTVHAVSDVREVLEIALTPATVAERAAA; this is encoded by the coding sequence ATGAGTCAGAGCTTGATCCTCCCGGTTCTGCCGCTCGACGACGAGGTCGTCCTCCCCGGCATGGTCGTCCCCCTCGACCTGTCGGACGGTGAGGTCCGCGCGGCCATCGACGCCGCCCGGGCGTCGACCTCGTCCCCGAGCAAGCCGCGGGTGCTGCTCGTGCCCCGGATCGACGGCAAGTACGGCGCCGTGGGCGTCTCGGCGGTCGTCGAGCAGGTCGGGAGGCTTCCCGGCGGCGAGCCCGCCGCCGTTGTCCGTGGTGTGGAGCGCGTGCGCGTGGGCTCCGGGACCACCGGGCCGGGTGCCGCGCTCTGGGTGGAGTCGACCCGCATGGACACGATCCCCGCCGACGGCCGCGCCGCCGAGTACGCCAAGGAGTACAAGGCGCTGGCCACCACGATCCTGCAGAAGCGCGGCGCCTGGCAGGTCGTCGACGCCGTGAACCAGATCGAGGACGCCTCAGAGCTCGCCGACAGCTCCGGCTACGCCCCCTGGCTGACCACCGCCCAGAAGGTCGAGCTGCTGGAGAACCCCGACCCGACCGAGCGCCTCGTCAAGCTCGTCGAATGGGCCCGCGAGCACCTCGCCGAGCTGGACGTCGCCGAGACCATCCGCAAGGACGTCCAGGAGGGCATGGAGAAGCAGCAGCGCGAGTTCCTGCTGCGCCAGCAGCTCGCCGCCGTCCGCAAGGAGCTGGCCGAGCTCAACGGCGAGGCCGCCTCCGAGGAGGAGGACTACCGGGCCCGCGTCGAGGCCGCCGACCTGCCCGAGAAGGTCCACGAGGCCGCGCTCAAGGAGGTCGACAAGCTGGAGCGCACCTCCGACCAGTCGCCCGAGAGCGGCTGGATCCGCACCTGGCTGGACACGATCCTCGACATCCCCTGGAACACCCGCACCGAGGACGGCTACGACATCGCCGCCGCCCGCGCCGTGCTGGACGCCGACCACACCGGGCTCGACGACGTCAAGGACCGCATCGTCGAATACCTCGCCGTGCGCAAGCGCCGCGCCGACCAGGGGCTCGGCGTCGTCGGCGGGCGCCGCAGCGGCGCCGTCCTGGCCCTGGCCGGCCCTCCCGGAGTCGGCAAGACCTCGCTCGGCGAGTCCGTGGCGCGCGCCATGGGCAGGAAGTTCGTCCGCGTCGCCCTCGGCGGCGTCCGCGACGAGGCCGAGATCCGCGGCCACCGGCGCACCTACGTCGGCGCGTTGCCCGGCCGGATCGTGCGGGCCATCCGCGAGGCCGGCAGCATGAACCCGGTCGTCCTGCTGGACGAGGTGGACAAGGTCGGCGCCGACTACCGCGGCGACCCGACGGCCGCCCTGCTGGAGGTGCTGGACCCGGCCCAGAACCACACCTTCCGCGACCACTACCTGGAGGTCGAGCTCGACCTGTCGGACGTGCTCTTCCTGGCGACCGCCAACGTCCTGGAGGCCATCCCCGGCCCCCTGCTCGACCGCATGGAGGTCGTCACCCTCGACGGCTACACCGAGGACGAGAAGGTCGCGATCGCCCGCGACCACCTGCTGCCCCGCCAGCTCGACAAGGCCGGCCTCACCACCTCCGAGGTCACCGTGGACGAGGAGGCCCTGCGCCGCCTCGCCGGCGAGTACACCCGCGAGGCAGGCGTGCGCTCGCTGGAGCGCGCGATCGCCCGCGTGCTGCGCAAGGTGACCGCCAAGGCCGCCTTGGACGACGCCGCGCTGCCGGTGTCGGTCGGCGCCCCCGACCTGGAGGGCTACCTCGGTCGGCCGCGGCACGTCCCGGAGTCCGCGCTGCCGGAGTCCTCGCAGCGCACCGCCGTCGCCGGCGTGGCCACCGGCCTCGCGGTGACCGGCGCGGGCGGCGACGTCCTGTACGTCGAGGCGTCGCTGGCCGACCCGGAGACCGGCTCCACCGCCGTCACGCTCACCGGCCAGCTCGGCGACGTGATGAAGGAGTCCGCCCAGATCGCGCTGTCCTACCTGCGCTCGCGCGGCGCGGAGCTGGAGCTGCCGGTCGGGTCGCTGAAGGACCGCTCGGTGCACATCCACGTCCCCGCGGGCGCCATCCCCAAGGACGGCCCCTCGGCGGGCGTCACGATGACCACCGCGCTGGCCTCGCTGCTGTCCGGCCGCCCGGTGCGCCCGGACGTGGCGATGACCGGCGAGGTGTCGCTCACCGGACGGGTGCTGCCCATCGGCGGCGTCAAGCAGAAGCTGCTCGCCGCCCACCGGGCGGGCATCACCACGGTGCTCATCCCGGCGCGCAACGAGCCCGACCTGGACGACGTGCCCGAGGCCGTCCGCCGGGAGCTGACGGTCCACGCCGTCAGCGACGTGCGCGAGGTGCTGGAGATCGCGCTCACCCCGGCGACGGTGGCCGAGCGCGCCGCGGCCTGA
- a CDS encoding DUF397 domain-containing protein, translating into MAQPSLTNAQWRKSKRSGDNGGSCVEVATNLPGLVAVRDSKNPSGPALVFPPHEWSRFLDGTAKGKFDL; encoded by the coding sequence ATGGCGCAGCCGAGTCTGACGAACGCGCAGTGGCGCAAGTCGAAGCGGAGCGGGGACAACGGCGGGAGCTGCGTAGAGGTGGCCACCAACCTCCCAGGCCTGGTGGCGGTCCGGGACTCCAAGAATCCTTCCGGCCCCGCACTGGTCTTCCCTCCTCACGAGTGGTCCCGCTTCCTCGACGGCACGGCGAAGGGGAAGTTCGACCTCTGA
- a CDS encoding response regulator, whose amino-acid sequence MSIRVLLADDQRMVRSGFRRILEAEPDIEVVAEAGDGIEALHLAQRERPDVSLLDIRMPGIGGLEVTRRLAGPGIADPLRVVVVTTFDLDEYVNEALHGGAVGFLLKDAGPAMLVEAVRAAARGDAMVSPQITVRLLEHFIRSSAVRSQAGADHGLTPREHDTVRAVALGMTNTEIAQSLYVSVGTVKKHLASVQIKLGVRNRVEIAAWAYRNSIAD is encoded by the coding sequence ATGAGCATCCGTGTCCTTCTGGCCGACGATCAGCGCATGGTCCGCTCCGGATTCCGTCGCATCCTGGAGGCCGAGCCCGACATCGAGGTCGTCGCCGAAGCCGGGGACGGTATCGAAGCCCTCCACCTCGCCCAGCGGGAGCGGCCGGACGTGAGCCTGCTGGACATTCGCATGCCTGGCATCGGAGGGCTGGAAGTCACCCGCCGCCTGGCGGGGCCTGGCATCGCCGATCCGCTGCGCGTGGTCGTGGTCACCACGTTCGACCTGGACGAATACGTCAACGAAGCCCTTCACGGCGGTGCCGTCGGATTCCTGCTCAAGGACGCGGGACCGGCCATGCTGGTCGAAGCGGTACGTGCCGCCGCCCGCGGTGACGCCATGGTCTCCCCTCAGATCACCGTACGGCTCCTCGAACACTTCATCCGTTCATCTGCGGTGCGGTCGCAGGCCGGCGCTGATCACGGACTCACCCCGCGCGAGCACGACACTGTGCGAGCCGTGGCCCTGGGGATGACCAACACGGAGATCGCGCAGAGCCTGTATGTGTCAGTGGGCACGGTCAAAAAACACCTGGCCAGCGTCCAGATAAAGCTCGGGGTGCGCAACCGGGTGGAAATCGCCGCCTGGGCCTACCGCAACAGCATCGCGGACTGA
- a CDS encoding MFS transporter, with protein sequence MSGTHGAEDDPQGTHDTPDTQATRGPHALAGPDGTGRRSGTDDGDGTGGGTGGNGVRVNSAQGRWVLLATVLGSGIAFLDSTVVNVALPTLGESLHASMSGLQWTVNAYTLTLAGLILLGGSLGDRFGRRKIFVIGVAWFALASALCGLAPDIRTLILARALQGIGGALLTPGSLAIIQASFARDDRPRAVGIWSGLGGVAGAVGPLLGGWLVESAGWRWVFLINLPLAVLVVLIAVRHVPETRDESATGRFDVLGAALAALALAGITYGLIERDAALPPLAAGLGVALGVAFVVVETRRSRPGSPVPALVPVRLFARKEFTAVNVVTLIMYAGLGVVTFLLVVELQVAAGFSPVAAGTSMLPVMLLMLLLSPRAGELARRVGPRLPMTAGILLCGAGLLLLARVGPGASYLTDVLPGVVLFGLGLSAAVAPLTATVLATADERYAGVASGVNNAVARTGGLLAVAAIPPLVGLTGAAYTSATAFTGGFRTAMLTCAAMMACSALLTFLTIRTNVLRTAPTEPERPTACDLCAPPLERQPPAGKAGRP encoded by the coding sequence ATGAGCGGCACACACGGCGCGGAGGACGACCCCCAAGGCACGCACGACACACCGGACACGCAGGCCACGCGGGGCCCGCACGCTCTCGCCGGCCCCGACGGCACGGGGCGCCGGAGCGGCACGGACGACGGCGACGGCACGGGCGGCGGCACCGGAGGTAACGGAGTCCGGGTGAACTCGGCCCAGGGGCGGTGGGTGCTGCTGGCCACCGTGCTCGGGTCCGGGATCGCCTTCCTCGACAGCACCGTGGTGAACGTCGCCCTCCCCACCCTCGGCGAGAGCCTCCACGCCTCCATGTCGGGCCTGCAGTGGACCGTGAACGCCTACACGCTCACGCTCGCGGGACTGATCCTCCTCGGCGGCTCCCTCGGCGACCGGTTCGGCAGGCGGAAGATATTCGTCATCGGCGTCGCCTGGTTCGCCCTCGCCTCGGCCCTGTGCGGCCTCGCCCCCGACATCAGGACGCTGATCCTCGCCCGCGCCCTGCAGGGCATCGGCGGGGCACTGCTCACCCCCGGATCACTGGCGATCATCCAGGCGTCGTTCGCCCGCGACGACCGTCCACGGGCCGTGGGCATCTGGTCCGGCCTCGGCGGGGTGGCGGGCGCGGTCGGGCCGCTGCTCGGCGGCTGGCTGGTGGAGTCGGCCGGGTGGCGGTGGGTCTTCCTGATCAACCTGCCGCTCGCCGTGCTGGTCGTGCTGATCGCCGTGCGGCACGTCCCGGAGACGCGGGACGAGTCGGCCACCGGGCGCTTCGACGTCCTCGGCGCGGCGCTCGCGGCCCTGGCGCTTGCCGGGATCACCTACGGGCTCATCGAACGCGACGCGGCGCTGCCGCCGCTGGCCGCGGGGCTCGGCGTGGCCCTGGGCGTGGCGTTCGTGGTCGTGGAGACGCGCCGCTCCCGTCCGGGGTCCCCGGTGCCCGCCCTGGTGCCGGTGCGGCTGTTCGCCCGCAAGGAGTTCACGGCCGTCAACGTCGTGACACTGATCATGTACGCGGGGCTCGGCGTGGTGACGTTCCTGCTGGTCGTCGAACTTCAGGTGGCCGCGGGGTTCTCCCCGGTCGCGGCCGGCACCTCGATGCTCCCGGTCATGCTGCTGATGCTGCTGCTGTCGCCGCGCGCGGGCGAGCTGGCCAGGCGGGTGGGCCCGCGCCTGCCGATGACCGCCGGCATCCTGCTGTGCGGGGCCGGGCTGCTCCTGCTGGCCCGGGTCGGCCCCGGGGCCTCGTACCTGACCGACGTGCTGCCCGGCGTGGTCCTGTTCGGGCTGGGACTGTCGGCGGCGGTGGCGCCGCTCACCGCGACCGTGCTGGCCACGGCCGACGAGCGGTACGCGGGAGTGGCGAGCGGCGTCAACAACGCGGTCGCCCGCACCGGCGGCCTGCTCGCGGTGGCGGCGATCCCCCCGCTGGTCGGCCTCACCGGCGCCGCCTACACCTCCGCGACCGCGTTCACCGGCGGCTTCCGCACCGCCATGCTGACCTGCGCGGCCATGATGGCCTGCTCCGCCCTCCTGACCTTCCTCACCATCAGAACGAACGTCCTCCGCACCGCCCCCACCGAACCCGAACGCCCCACCGCCTGCGACCTGTGCGCCCCGCCCCTGGAACGGCAACCTCCCGCGGGCAAGGCAGGCCGTCCCTAG
- a CDS encoding serine hydrolase domain-containing protein, with protein sequence MFAVAIAALLAAFFAAPSSLPATAVSTGDHQLAQRVAALLPDSGLAGGSVGLSVAVIEHGKVRKAGLGTTDGSTPVQPETVFETGSAQKVLTATLLADLVETQDIKLTDTLAELWPDTRFADPAVAGITVEQLATHTAGLPSIPTRDDPGFPRALAGYLLADNAYASLNDPVRTLATMTGVHPGTDYSYSNLGYAALGQTLAKADGRDYATALRERVLAPLGMHHTTTRTTPGVPADAALPHGTAGVAAVPWMNPAWAAVGTGTWTTGSDLAAFLIATMRDDAPKPLTLTHRPRAKVSDFSAYDGRVGLGWQLWKANGTRVSWHNGLTNGSRSFIAHTGDDRAVIVLANSTRTPVEKIGFQLLKLSIPEFDEEQSPHPALLALTVLLALGAPALTLLGVARPRRSRLSRPLDRLKVISLLTAGTALWLLALRVGEWGHTPRLVWALGCVLLTNSVVLAAWRWRRLPTTRGRYLWLRWLTFSVPTLIFGALLYADVMVLIHLP encoded by the coding sequence ATGTTCGCAGTCGCGATAGCCGCCCTCCTGGCCGCCTTCTTCGCCGCCCCGAGCAGCCTGCCGGCGACCGCCGTCTCCACCGGCGATCACCAGCTCGCCCAGCGCGTCGCGGCTCTGCTTCCCGACAGCGGTCTGGCGGGCGGCTCCGTGGGCCTGTCCGTCGCTGTGATCGAGCACGGAAAGGTGCGCAAAGCAGGATTGGGCACGACCGACGGATCCACACCGGTGCAGCCCGAAACGGTCTTCGAGACCGGCTCGGCGCAGAAGGTACTGACCGCGACCCTGCTCGCCGACCTGGTGGAGACCCAGGACATCAAGCTCACCGACACCCTGGCCGAGCTGTGGCCGGATACCCGCTTCGCCGACCCCGCCGTCGCCGGCATCACGGTGGAGCAGCTCGCCACCCACACCGCGGGCCTGCCCTCCATCCCGACGCGGGATGACCCTGGCTTCCCCAGGGCGCTGGCCGGATACCTGCTCGCAGACAACGCCTACGCCTCGCTCAACGATCCTGTCCGCACCCTGGCGACGATGACCGGCGTCCATCCCGGCACGGACTACTCCTACTCCAACCTCGGCTACGCCGCACTCGGCCAGACCCTCGCCAAGGCCGATGGCCGCGACTACGCCACCGCCCTGCGCGAACGGGTGCTGGCCCCGCTCGGCATGCACCACACCACCACTCGCACCACCCCGGGCGTCCCAGCCGACGCGGCCCTTCCCCACGGCACCGCGGGCGTCGCAGCGGTCCCGTGGATGAATCCGGCCTGGGCAGCGGTGGGTACCGGCACCTGGACCACCGGCTCCGACCTCGCCGCGTTCCTCATCGCCACCATGCGCGACGACGCGCCGAAGCCGCTCACCCTCACCCACCGGCCTCGTGCGAAGGTGAGCGACTTCTCCGCCTACGACGGGCGGGTGGGCCTCGGCTGGCAATTGTGGAAGGCGAACGGCACCCGCGTCAGCTGGCACAACGGCCTGACCAACGGCTCACGAAGCTTCATCGCCCACACCGGCGACGACCGCGCGGTCATCGTCTTGGCCAACTCCACCCGAACCCCGGTCGAGAAGATCGGATTCCAGCTGCTCAAGCTCAGCATCCCGGAGTTCGACGAGGAGCAGAGCCCTCACCCCGCCCTCCTCGCGCTCACCGTCCTGCTCGCCCTCGGCGCTCCCGCCCTCACCCTGCTCGGAGTCGCGCGGCCCCGCCGCAGCCGCCTGTCCCGCCCGCTGGACCGGCTCAAAGTCATCTCCCTGCTGACCGCCGGCACCGCGCTGTGGCTCCTGGCGCTGCGTGTCGGCGAATGGGGCCACACACCGCGCCTGGTTTGGGCCCTCGGCTGCGTTCTGCTCACCAACAGCGTCGTGCTGGCCGCATGGCGCTGGCGCCGCCTGCCCACGACCCGCGGCCGATACCTCTGGCTTCGCTGGCTCACCTTCAGCGTGCCCACCCTGATCTTCGGCGCCCTGCTCTACGCCGACGTCATGGTGCTCATCCATCTCCCTTGA
- a CDS encoding SigE family RNA polymerase sigma factor: MSEGFAEYVAARHERLCRMAYLLSHNWMTAEDLTQTALVRAWGAWHRIDGDPDPYVYRIIINTYTSWSRRHWKKEIPQEVMPERPEPSDFSQRIADSDVIWAALRGLSPGQRAVVVLYYFEEFTLQQIAHTLDCSLGTVKSQMNRALKRLRVNPAIEEMKVKVAQ, translated from the coding sequence ATGTCTGAGGGGTTCGCCGAGTACGTCGCAGCCAGACACGAGCGGTTATGCCGCATGGCGTACCTGCTCAGCCACAACTGGATGACGGCCGAGGACCTCACCCAGACCGCGCTCGTCCGCGCGTGGGGAGCCTGGCACCGGATCGACGGCGACCCGGACCCGTACGTGTACCGCATCATCATCAACACCTACACGTCCTGGTCCCGCCGGCACTGGAAGAAGGAGATCCCGCAGGAGGTGATGCCCGAGCGGCCGGAGCCCTCGGACTTCTCCCAGCGGATCGCCGACAGTGACGTCATCTGGGCGGCCCTGCGCGGTCTCTCGCCGGGCCAGCGGGCCGTGGTCGTGCTGTACTACTTCGAGGAATTCACCTTGCAGCAGATCGCCCACACGCTGGACTGCTCCCTGGGAACCGTGAAGTCGCAGATGAACAGGGCCCTGAAGCGGCTGCGCGTCAACCCGGCCATCGAAGAGATGAAGGTGAAGGTCGCCCAGTGA
- a CDS encoding sensor histidine kinase — protein MHNPPTRWPGIGLAGVPGFPPARLLAGVITVALLAAWLGDMDRYLSAAASAGSALYLVSGVVMAALALWILRSGTSPAATASGAALALLTAQGVSVGAWLAGTPHSSIGLTEAAVTAVVVPLVAYRCRPLLMVAVAGLALTALLSASLRDGRPMDTDNALLVLLLLTPGLYARWRAQQHAWHIERVRRSERAALARDLHDVVAHQVTGIVVQVQSLQHVAQRDPLALRAALVDIEEAGSNALTAMRLLVTALREGEKPRTGNLTPAQALRDLERPDGPHAAVRVTLEADPDRLSPETAAAVVRMAQEAVANADRHARAATRITVQVSVGDGQVRLQVSDDGQGAAGGFTGGGYGLVGMAERAGLLGGSFHAGPGPDGTGWQVTARLPACAPPGDTKSTFLPTGGHAG, from the coding sequence ATGCACAACCCACCGACCAGATGGCCTGGTATCGGCCTCGCGGGCGTGCCCGGTTTTCCTCCGGCGCGGTTGCTGGCCGGCGTCATCACCGTGGCGCTGCTGGCGGCCTGGCTGGGCGACATGGATCGCTACCTGTCCGCTGCGGCTTCCGCCGGGAGTGCTCTGTATCTGGTGTCGGGTGTCGTGATGGCCGCACTGGCGCTGTGGATTCTGCGGTCGGGAACCTCGCCCGCCGCGACGGCGTCGGGCGCGGCCCTGGCCCTGCTCACGGCACAGGGGGTGTCCGTGGGAGCTTGGCTGGCCGGGACCCCGCACTCGTCGATCGGCCTGACCGAGGCCGCTGTCACCGCAGTGGTCGTTCCGCTGGTCGCCTACCGTTGCCGTCCCCTGCTCATGGTCGCCGTCGCCGGGCTCGCTCTCACCGCGTTGCTGTCGGCCTCGCTACGTGATGGCCGTCCGATGGACACCGACAACGCTCTGCTCGTCCTGCTCTTGCTGACCCCCGGGCTCTACGCGCGCTGGCGCGCGCAGCAACATGCCTGGCACATCGAACGAGTCCGCCGCAGCGAGCGGGCCGCGCTCGCCCGTGACCTGCACGACGTGGTGGCCCACCAGGTCACCGGCATCGTGGTGCAGGTCCAGTCGCTGCAGCACGTCGCACAACGTGACCCTCTGGCCCTTCGCGCCGCCCTCGTGGACATCGAGGAGGCGGGAAGCAACGCGTTGACGGCGATGCGGCTCCTGGTCACCGCCCTGCGTGAAGGCGAAAAGCCCCGCACCGGCAACCTCACCCCCGCCCAGGCCCTGCGCGATCTGGAGCGCCCCGACGGCCCTCATGCCGCCGTGCGCGTGACTCTGGAGGCCGACCCTGACCGGCTGTCCCCGGAGACCGCCGCCGCGGTGGTCCGCATGGCGCAGGAGGCGGTGGCCAACGCCGACCGTCACGCCCGCGCCGCGACCAGAATCACCGTCCAGGTCAGCGTCGGCGACGGGCAGGTTCGCCTACAGGTGAGCGACGACGGGCAGGGCGCCGCCGGCGGCTTCACCGGCGGTGGTTACGGTCTGGTGGGCATGGCCGAGCGCGCCGGCCTCCTGGGCGGCTCCTTCCACGCGGGGCCCGGCCCTGACGGGACCGGCTGGCAGGTCACCGCGCGCCTTCCGGCCTGCGCACCCCCCGGCGACACGAAAAGCACGTTCCTGCCAACGGGCGGGCATGCCGGATGA